One Oryzomonas sagensis genomic region harbors:
- a CDS encoding carboxypeptidase regulatory-like domain-containing protein: MFGKFIIATLFGISCISLSGCIGKGDDALRQNAPHSPASNATAAAIKPTLISGTVLREDRVTPISGVRVVLKRKTQAAVVSSADTDHIGNFSLAGPFSRDDYTIEIDSPEYAGAKTILVELNRDNWHEIIASKR; the protein is encoded by the coding sequence ATGTTCGGAAAATTCATTATCGCCACACTTTTCGGCATCTCCTGCATATCGTTGAGCGGCTGCATCGGTAAGGGCGACGACGCCCTCAGGCAGAACGCCCCCCACAGCCCCGCGAGCAATGCGACGGCAGCGGCAATCAAGCCGACCCTCATAAGCGGCACGGTCTTGCGGGAGGACCGCGTTACCCCCATCAGCGGCGTGCGTGTCGTACTCAAGAGAAAAACGCAAGCGGCGGTCGTATCAAGTGCCGACACGGACCATATCGGCAATTTCAGCCTGGCGGGGCCGTTTTCCCGCGACGACTACACCATCGAGATAGATTCTCCCGAATACGCCGGCGCCAAGACCATTCTGGTCGAGCTCAACCGGGACAACTGGCACGAGATCATTGCCTCTAAAAGGTAG
- a CDS encoding HD family phosphohydrolase, protein MPDQPADNQGQHTLTYLSKLGSNLLDVVVKRFSNPLTARRNRFILLVTTALLLTLILLPGQRFHSAEFKPGDIATSDIRAPQDYLVEDHALTEQRRKEAGNSAPVVYNVSDRVPSYIIGKLEQVVGAVRKERTAKSQKSTHEWRTLLTPLLDTELSAADIHAFTHIASDKVFLADAARMVNELYRRRIVLDGKAFQTDTRRGLELIDDNGQLVEDSDVALEYTEIREARRLVTSWQFSGQNDRTDGSAIARVIARILLPNLFYNREASEARAKAATESVRPVLFKVQKGEMIVRVGERISPEQTHKLQAIFQENRGGSRIYSAIGIFTLIVVLFYFPYRFALKNIRKFNPTNKDILTISLLIIGSFLLFKIAILITHNIGPVFPDIDTASFFYLFPFAAGPMIVRIFINSEVALVYCAILAPLLGIMFDGNMTVVIYTMLGSIVGAHGVRQCSDRSTIYTAGLKVSVVNLAMALSFQTSSATLFSMQTIYVVFFALVSGVLSAGLVSGFIPLIETLFHYTTDIKLLELANLNSPLLRDLMVRAPGTYHHSVVVGNLVESAAESISANPLLARVAAYYHDIGKISKPLYFIENLGGEENRHDKLTPSMSALILISHIKEGAELARERHLGQPITDIIRQHHGTGLIKFFYDRARTQAEATGQTVEDKDFRYPGPKPQTREAGIVMLADCVEAASRTLVNPTPDRIQGMVQKIINNIFMDGQLEECELTLKNLHEIAKSFNRILNGIFHHRIDYPEPVYKGGNSGQKKAEHKTSSGEHGKPGNGDQASADTVEQPPETTPDHGDPPKKGGGEDLKRLGMF, encoded by the coding sequence ATGCCTGACCAACCTGCCGATAATCAGGGCCAACATACGCTGACCTACCTGAGCAAACTGGGATCGAACCTCCTGGACGTGGTCGTAAAAAGGTTCTCCAACCCACTGACAGCCCGTCGGAACAGGTTTATCCTCCTTGTTACGACCGCCCTCCTGCTGACCCTCATCCTGCTCCCCGGCCAGCGGTTCCACTCGGCCGAATTCAAGCCGGGCGACATCGCCACCTCCGATATCCGCGCCCCCCAGGACTATCTGGTGGAAGATCACGCCCTGACCGAGCAGCGCCGCAAAGAGGCCGGCAACAGCGCGCCGGTGGTCTACAACGTCAGCGACCGCGTCCCCTCCTACATCATCGGCAAACTCGAGCAGGTGGTGGGCGCGGTCCGCAAGGAGCGTACGGCCAAGAGCCAGAAGAGTACGCACGAATGGCGGACCCTGCTGACGCCGCTTTTGGACACGGAACTGAGCGCAGCGGATATCCACGCCTTCACCCATATCGCCTCGGACAAGGTTTTTCTGGCGGATGCCGCCCGCATGGTGAACGAACTGTACCGCCGCCGGATCGTCCTCGACGGCAAGGCCTTTCAGACCGACACCAGAAGGGGCTTGGAGCTGATCGACGACAACGGCCAACTCGTCGAGGACAGCGACGTGGCCCTGGAGTACACCGAGATTCGGGAGGCCCGCAGACTGGTGACTTCCTGGCAGTTTTCCGGCCAGAACGACCGTACCGACGGGAGCGCCATCGCCCGCGTGATCGCCCGCATCCTCCTGCCGAACCTGTTCTACAACCGCGAGGCGTCGGAGGCCCGGGCCAAGGCGGCCACGGAATCGGTCAGGCCGGTGCTCTTCAAGGTCCAGAAGGGGGAGATGATCGTCCGGGTCGGGGAGCGGATCAGCCCCGAGCAAACCCACAAGCTGCAAGCGATCTTCCAGGAGAACCGGGGCGGCAGCCGTATCTATTCGGCCATCGGCATCTTCACCCTGATCGTGGTGCTGTTCTATTTCCCCTACCGTTTCGCCTTGAAGAACATCCGCAAGTTCAATCCGACCAATAAGGACATCCTGACCATATCGCTCTTGATTATCGGCAGCTTCCTGCTCTTCAAGATCGCGATCCTGATCACCCACAATATCGGCCCGGTCTTCCCGGACATCGACACCGCCTCGTTCTTCTACCTGTTCCCCTTTGCCGCCGGGCCCATGATCGTGCGCATCTTCATCAACTCCGAGGTGGCCCTGGTCTATTGCGCCATCCTGGCCCCCCTCCTGGGGATCATGTTCGACGGCAACATGACGGTGGTGATCTATACCATGCTGGGGAGCATCGTGGGTGCCCACGGGGTGCGCCAGTGCTCGGACCGGAGCACCATCTACACCGCCGGCCTGAAGGTGTCGGTGGTCAACCTGGCCATGGCCCTCTCCTTTCAGACCTCCAGCGCCACCCTGTTCAGCATGCAGACGATCTATGTGGTTTTCTTCGCCCTGGTGAGCGGCGTATTGAGCGCCGGCCTCGTTTCCGGCTTCATCCCGCTCATCGAGACGCTGTTCCATTACACCACCGACATCAAGCTCCTGGAACTGGCCAACCTCAATTCCCCACTCCTGCGGGATCTGATGGTGCGGGCCCCGGGCACCTATCACCACAGCGTGGTGGTGGGCAATCTGGTGGAGTCCGCCGCCGAGTCCATCAGCGCCAATCCCCTGCTGGCACGGGTGGCCGCCTATTACCACGACATCGGCAAGATCTCCAAGCCGCTCTACTTCATCGAGAACCTGGGGGGCGAAGAGAATCGCCACGACAAGCTGACCCCCAGCATGAGCGCCCTGATCCTGATCTCCCATATCAAGGAGGGGGCCGAACTGGCCCGGGAGCGGCACCTGGGGCAGCCGATCACCGACATCATCCGCCAGCACCACGGCACCGGGTTGATCAAATTCTTCTACGACCGGGCCAGGACCCAGGCCGAGGCGACCGGCCAGACGGTGGAGGACAAGGATTTCCGCTACCCCGGCCCCAAACCCCAAACCAGGGAAGCCGGCATCGTCATGCTGGCCGACTGCGTGGAGGCGGCCTCCCGCACCCTCGTCAATCCCACCCCGGACCGCATCCAGGGGATGGTGCAGAAGATCATCAACAATATCTTCATGGACGGCCAGCTTGAGGAGTGCGAACTGACCCTCAAAAACCTCCACGAGATCGCCAAAAGCTTCAACCGCATCCTGAACGGCATCTTCCACCACCGGATCGATTATCCC
- a CDS encoding outer membrane protein, which produces MKRICRMIIALGLPLLACGSAWAQHAGPYAGVFLGGNALMSAKGSDSQGDFSLKFAPGLMGSAVLGWDFEPGNSAGEGRIELEYSHRGNRLDKAKFADGSVTASGSVTADSLLVNFYGTLFGDRSWSPYLGLGLGAARIEASDLRVTGGALSDDAAFAFAYQAGLGVDFALTDRLNLDLGYRFFGTVRPKLREADGTDFRMDYYNHSVVLGVRVGF; this is translated from the coding sequence ATGAAACGAATCTGCCGGATGATCATCGCCCTGGGCCTGCCGCTGCTGGCGTGCGGCTCGGCCTGGGCGCAGCACGCGGGCCCCTATGCGGGGGTCTTCCTGGGGGGCAACGCCCTGATGTCCGCCAAGGGCTCCGACAGCCAGGGGGACTTCAGCCTCAAATTCGCCCCGGGCCTCATGGGCAGCGCCGTCCTGGGGTGGGACTTCGAGCCGGGCAACAGCGCGGGCGAGGGGCGCATCGAACTGGAATACAGCCACCGCGGCAACCGACTCGACAAGGCCAAATTTGCCGATGGGAGCGTGACCGCGAGCGGCAGCGTCACGGCGGACAGCCTGCTGGTCAACTTTTACGGCACCCTGTTCGGCGACCGGTCCTGGTCCCCCTACCTGGGGCTCGGCCTGGGGGCCGCCCGCATCGAGGCCTCGGACCTGCGGGTGACCGGCGGGGCCCTGAGCGACGACGCGGCCTTCGCCTTTGCCTACCAGGCGGGGCTGGGGGTCGATTTCGCCCTGACCGACCGGCTGAACCTGGATCTGGGGTACCGCTTTTTCGGCACGGTCCGCCCCAAGCTCCGGGAGGCCGACGGGACGGATTTCAGGATGGATTATTACAACCACAGCGTCGTGCTCGGGGTGCGGGTGGGGTTTTGA
- a CDS encoding methyl-accepting chemotaxis protein, with translation MSVWADMKVKAKIMTLVLASCAALLLVGGFGVVNMSSMNGDEAALKDGMQQTALLQDLKNCFLAMRLDVVYMLALRDAEQIAEKGKDFSVQIESVRTKLGTYEKSAISAKEREELGAFRQGFEAYAVEGTKLAAMAKAAHASGDAAAIGAALAFATDKVAPLYDKPAQTIADMVTSNVREGEDTYRHSSDTFRRIRLVLLAVVALVAAVSLLGGSLIANSVSRPLQAVLGTLREVAGGNLIVRSPIASEDEMGMLAREVNGTAEKLHTIISMVAGNSAQVASAAAELHATAAEMATGAEQMAAQAGTVATASEEMSATSGDIAQNCHHAASGALHSSQAAENGAGVVENTVQVMGRIASRVMDTAKTVESLGARSDQIGEIVGTIEDIADQTNLLALNAAIEAARAGEQGRGFAVVADEVRALAERTTKATREIGEMIKAIQGETKGAVGAMEEGVREVESGTSEAAKSGAALQSILEQINAVNMQVSQIATAAEEQTATTSEISSNIQQINEVVQHTARGASESVIAANQLSTLAEELQRLVGQFKL, from the coding sequence ATGAGCGTGTGGGCGGATATGAAGGTAAAGGCGAAGATCATGACGCTAGTGCTGGCGAGCTGTGCCGCGCTGCTGCTGGTGGGGGGCTTCGGGGTGGTGAACATGTCCAGCATGAACGGCGACGAGGCGGCGCTCAAGGACGGCATGCAGCAGACCGCGCTGCTTCAGGACCTGAAAAACTGCTTCCTGGCCATGCGGCTGGATGTGGTCTATATGCTGGCGCTCAGGGATGCGGAGCAGATCGCCGAAAAGGGCAAGGACTTCTCCGTCCAGATCGAGAGCGTCCGGACCAAGCTGGGAACCTACGAGAAGAGTGCCATCAGCGCCAAGGAAAGGGAAGAGCTTGGGGCCTTCCGGCAGGGATTCGAGGCCTATGCCGTGGAAGGGACCAAGCTGGCCGCGATGGCCAAGGCGGCCCACGCCTCGGGCGATGCGGCGGCCATCGGGGCGGCCCTGGCTTTTGCCACCGACAAGGTGGCGCCCCTGTACGACAAGCCGGCCCAGACCATCGCCGATATGGTGACGTCCAACGTCAGGGAGGGCGAAGATACCTACCGGCACAGCAGCGATACCTTCCGGCGTATCCGGCTGGTGCTGCTGGCGGTGGTGGCCCTGGTGGCGGCGGTCTCCCTCCTGGGGGGTAGCCTGATCGCCAACTCCGTATCACGTCCGCTCCAGGCGGTCCTTGGCACCCTCCGGGAGGTGGCCGGGGGCAACCTGATCGTCCGTTCCCCCATCGCCAGCGAGGACGAGATGGGGATGCTGGCCCGGGAGGTGAACGGCACCGCCGAGAAGCTGCACACGATCATCTCCATGGTGGCGGGGAACAGCGCCCAGGTGGCTTCCGCGGCGGCCGAGCTGCACGCCACCGCCGCCGAGATGGCCACCGGGGCCGAGCAGATGGCGGCCCAGGCCGGCACCGTGGCCACGGCCAGCGAGGAGATGTCCGCCACCAGCGGCGACATCGCCCAGAACTGTCACCATGCGGCATCGGGCGCGCTCCACTCCAGCCAGGCCGCCGAGAACGGCGCGGGCGTCGTGGAGAACACCGTCCAGGTCATGGGACGCATCGCCAGCCGGGTGATGGACACGGCCAAGACCGTGGAGAGCCTGGGGGCGCGCAGCGACCAGATCGGCGAGATCGTGGGGACCATCGAGGACATTGCGGACCAGACCAACCTTTTGGCCCTGAACGCGGCCATCGAGGCGGCCCGTGCCGGCGAGCAGGGGCGCGGCTTCGCCGTGGTCGCCGACGAGGTGCGGGCGCTGGCGGAGCGGACCACCAAGGCGACCCGCGAGATCGGCGAGATGATCAAGGCGATCCAGGGCGAGACCAAGGGCGCGGTGGGGGCCATGGAAGAGGGGGTCAGGGAGGTGGAGAGCGGCACCAGCGAGGCGGCCAAATCGGGCGCGGCGTTGCAGTCGATCCTGGAGCAGATCAACGCGGTGAACATGCAGGTAAGCCAGATCGCCACGGCGGCCGAGGAGCAGACGGCGACGACCAGCGAGATCAGCAGCAACATCCAGCAGATCAACGAGGTGGTGCAGCATACGGCCCGGGGGGCCAGCGAGTCGGTCATCGCCGCCAACCAACTTTCCACCCTGGCCGAGGAGTTGCAACGGCTGGTGGGGCAGTTCAAGCTGTAA
- the metH gene encoding methionine synthase, producing MSHPIISALGERILVLDGAMGTQLQERSLTADDFGGPAYEGCNEHLTFTRPDVISAIHRDYLAAGADIVETNTFGATGIVLAEYGLDGQAFELNRRAAQLARAACDAAATAAKPRWVAGSMGPTTRTISVTGGVTFAQLVEAFRVQALGLLAGGVDLLLLETAQDTLNIKAGAEGIRRAFGEQGRRVPLMISGTIEASGTTLAGQGAEALYASLAHLEDHLGMISIGLNCATGPEFMADHLRALAELAACHVSVYPNAGLPDEHGRYAETPASLAHKLARFVDEGWLNIVGGCCGTTPAHIEAIARMVAGKAPRRPGQGRSRVIAGIEPLFVEEDVRPVLVGERTNVIGSRRFKNLIVAEQFEEGSEIARAQVKGGAQVIDVCVANPDRDEAADLERLLRFLPRKVRVPVMVDSTDARVMELALQRLQGKSILNSINLEDGEERFARVAPLLQRYGGAVVVGCIDEDPQHGMAVTSKRKLEIARRSHDLLVGRYGLRPEDLIFDPLVFPVGTGDENYIGSARETIEGVRLITEAFPRCGTILGISNVSFGLPPAGREVLNSVFLHHCVKAGLTYAIVNTEKLERYAGIPPEELALAEDLLFWRGSDPVAAFAAHFRQPAAAPTVPAAALPLDERLPRYIVEGSKDGLAADLDEALGRGDKPLDIINGPLMAGMAEVGRLFNDNQMIVAEVLQSAESMKSAVAHLEPHLEKGDSAAKGKLLLATVKGDVHDIGKNLVEIILGNNGFQVVNLGIKVPPEELIAAARREKPDFIGLSGLLVKSAQQMAVTAADLKAAGIAAPLLVGGAALSRRFADNRIAAEYGGPVLYAKDAMQGLDLANRLSDPALRPALFQELGQRQEESRREAAARPAAAPAAPSTLRSATAVDGPLPAVPDFQEHILREIPLDHVLPYINRQMLYSKHLGLIGALDKLLAARDEKALKLHAEVQEAIDLVREQGLIRPHALYRFYPAAGEGNDLILYDPAGSGAEVMRFTFPRQPGEEHLCLADYVRPVTSGERDSVALFVTTAGAGVRRQAEIWKGEGLYLKSHLVQALALEMAECTAEFVHRRIRDAWGIPDDPALSVAQIMDGGYRGIRVSPGYASCPEMADQEKIFALLHPERIGMQLTEGHMMDPEASVSALVFHHPQARYFTIGR from the coding sequence ATGTCCCACCCGATCATCTCCGCCCTTGGCGAACGCATCCTGGTCTTGGACGGCGCCATGGGCACCCAGCTCCAGGAACGCAGCCTCACGGCCGACGATTTCGGCGGCCCCGCCTATGAGGGGTGCAACGAGCACCTGACGTTCACCCGCCCCGACGTGATCAGTGCCATCCACCGGGATTACCTGGCGGCCGGGGCCGATATCGTGGAGACCAACACCTTCGGCGCCACCGGCATCGTCCTGGCCGAGTACGGCCTCGACGGCCAGGCCTTCGAACTGAACCGCCGGGCCGCCCAACTGGCCCGTGCCGCCTGCGACGCCGCGGCCACGGCCGCGAAACCGCGCTGGGTGGCCGGTTCCATGGGACCCACCACCCGCACCATCTCCGTCACCGGCGGGGTGACCTTTGCGCAGCTGGTGGAGGCGTTCCGCGTGCAGGCCCTGGGACTGCTGGCCGGAGGGGTCGACCTGCTGCTCCTGGAGACGGCCCAGGACACCCTCAACATCAAGGCCGGCGCCGAGGGGATACGCCGGGCGTTCGGGGAGCAGGGCCGCCGGGTGCCGCTGATGATCTCCGGCACCATCGAGGCCAGCGGGACCACCCTGGCCGGCCAGGGGGCCGAGGCGCTCTACGCCAGCCTGGCCCACCTGGAGGATCATCTGGGCATGATCAGCATCGGGCTGAACTGCGCCACCGGCCCGGAGTTCATGGCCGACCACCTGCGGGCCCTGGCCGAACTGGCCGCCTGCCATGTGTCGGTCTATCCCAACGCCGGGCTGCCGGACGAGCATGGCCGGTACGCCGAGACCCCCGCGTCCCTGGCCCACAAGCTGGCCCGGTTCGTGGACGAAGGATGGCTCAACATCGTCGGCGGCTGCTGCGGCACCACCCCGGCCCACATCGAGGCCATCGCCCGGATGGTGGCGGGCAAAGCGCCCCGCCGCCCCGGGCAGGGACGCAGCCGGGTCATCGCCGGGATTGAGCCGTTGTTCGTGGAGGAGGACGTGCGGCCGGTGCTGGTGGGGGAACGGACCAACGTCATCGGTTCGCGCCGGTTCAAGAACCTGATCGTCGCCGAACAGTTCGAGGAGGGGAGCGAGATCGCCCGGGCCCAGGTCAAGGGGGGCGCCCAGGTGATCGACGTCTGCGTGGCCAACCCGGATAGGGACGAGGCGGCCGACCTGGAGCGGCTGCTCCGCTTCCTCCCCCGCAAGGTGCGGGTGCCGGTCATGGTCGACAGCACCGATGCCCGGGTGATGGAGCTGGCCCTGCAACGCCTCCAGGGGAAGTCCATCCTCAACTCCATCAATCTGGAGGACGGGGAGGAGCGCTTCGCCCGGGTGGCGCCCCTGCTGCAGCGCTACGGCGGCGCCGTGGTGGTGGGGTGCATCGACGAAGACCCGCAGCACGGCATGGCGGTCACGAGCAAGCGCAAGCTGGAGATCGCCCGGCGCTCCCACGACCTCCTGGTGGGGCGCTACGGCCTGCGCCCCGAGGACCTGATCTTCGACCCCCTGGTCTTCCCCGTGGGGACCGGGGACGAGAACTACATCGGCTCGGCCCGGGAGACCATCGAGGGGGTGCGCCTGATCACCGAGGCCTTCCCCCGGTGCGGCACCATCCTGGGGATCTCCAACGTCTCCTTCGGCCTCCCCCCGGCCGGGCGCGAGGTGTTGAACTCGGTCTTCCTGCACCACTGCGTCAAGGCCGGCCTGACCTATGCCATCGTCAACACCGAGAAGCTGGAACGCTACGCCGGTATTCCCCCCGAGGAACTGGCATTGGCGGAAGACCTGCTCTTCTGGCGCGGCAGCGACCCGGTGGCCGCCTTTGCCGCCCATTTCCGCCAGCCGGCCGCCGCACCCACGGTGCCGGCCGCAGCCCTGCCGTTGGACGAACGCCTCCCCCGCTATATCGTGGAGGGGAGCAAGGACGGCCTGGCAGCGGACCTGGATGAGGCCCTGGGGCGGGGCGACAAGCCGCTGGACATCATCAACGGGCCGCTCATGGCCGGCATGGCCGAGGTGGGGCGGCTGTTCAACGACAACCAGATGATCGTGGCCGAGGTGCTCCAGTCGGCGGAATCCATGAAGAGCGCGGTGGCGCATCTGGAACCGCATCTGGAAAAGGGGGACAGCGCCGCCAAGGGGAAACTGCTTTTGGCCACGGTCAAGGGGGACGTGCACGACATCGGCAAGAACCTGGTGGAGATCATCCTGGGCAACAACGGCTTTCAGGTGGTCAACCTGGGGATCAAGGTGCCGCCGGAGGAGCTGATCGCCGCGGCGCGGCGGGAAAAACCCGATTTCATCGGCCTCTCGGGACTCTTGGTCAAGAGCGCCCAGCAGATGGCCGTCACCGCCGCCGACCTGAAGGCGGCCGGGATCGCCGCCCCCCTGCTGGTGGGCGGGGCGGCCCTGTCCCGGCGCTTCGCCGACAACCGCATCGCCGCGGAGTACGGCGGGCCGGTGCTCTACGCCAAGGACGCCATGCAGGGGCTGGATCTGGCCAACCGGCTGAGCGACCCGGCCCTGCGCCCCGCGCTGTTCCAGGAGCTGGGGCAGCGCCAGGAGGAATCGCGCCGCGAGGCCGCCGCCCGTCCGGCGGCCGCCCCGGCGGCCCCGTCCACCCTCCGCTCGGCCACGGCCGTGGATGGCCCGCTCCCGGCGGTCCCGGATTTCCAGGAACACATCCTCCGGGAGATCCCCCTGGACCACGTGCTCCCCTACATCAACCGCCAGATGCTCTACAGCAAGCACCTGGGGCTGATCGGCGCGCTGGATAAGCTTCTGGCCGCCCGGGACGAGAAGGCGCTCAAGCTGCACGCCGAGGTGCAGGAGGCCATCGACCTGGTGCGGGAACAGGGGCTGATCCGCCCCCACGCCCTGTACCGCTTCTACCCGGCCGCCGGGGAGGGGAACGACCTGATCCTCTACGACCCGGCAGGGTCCGGGGCGGAGGTCATGCGCTTCACCTTCCCTCGCCAGCCGGGGGAGGAACACCTCTGTCTGGCCGACTACGTGCGCCCCGTGACCAGCGGGGAGCGGGACAGCGTGGCCCTGTTCGTCACCACCGCCGGCGCTGGGGTCCGTCGACAGGCTGAAATATGGAAGGGGGAGGGGTTGTACCTGAAGTCGCACCTGGTGCAGGCGCTGGCGCTGGAGATGGCCGAATGCACGGCCGAGTTCGTCCACCGGCGCATCCGGGACGCCTGGGGGATTCCCGACGACCCGGCCCTGTCCGTAGCCCAAATCATGGACGGCGGCTACCGCGGCATCCGGGTCTCCCCCGGCTACGCCTCGTGTCCCGAGATGGCCGACCAGGAGAAGATCTTCGCCCTGCTCCACCCCGAACGGATCGGCATGCAGTTGACCGAGGGGCACATGATGGACCCGGAGGCGAGCGTCTCGGCCCTGGTGTTCCATCATCCCCAGGCGCGGTATTTTACCATCGGGCGGTGA
- a CDS encoding DUF503 domain-containing protein translates to MFIFCLELHLDLPARSLKEKRGIVKSILGRCRNRFNTACAEVDRQDAPGAAVLAFVTVSPDKVIARQVLERIEEWVYEGWPDVEIVASDISEV, encoded by the coding sequence ATGTTCATCTTCTGTCTCGAACTCCACCTGGACCTGCCCGCCCGCTCCCTCAAGGAGAAGCGGGGCATCGTCAAGAGCATCCTGGGGCGCTGCCGCAACCGTTTCAATACCGCCTGCGCCGAGGTCGACCGCCAGGACGCACCCGGAGCGGCAGTGCTGGCCTTCGTAACGGTCAGCCCGGACAAGGTCATTGCCCGGCAGGTGCTGGAGCGGATCGAGGAGTGGGTCTACGAGGGATGGCCGGACGTGGAGATCGTGGCATCCGATATCAGCGAGGTGTGA